In Setaria viridis chromosome 5, Setaria_viridis_v4.0, whole genome shotgun sequence, the genomic stretch GCGTCGACGCAGGCGTACTCGACCTGTTCGTGGGAGAGGTCGTAGGCGTCCCAGGGGCCAAGCCTCACCCACTGCGGCTTGTCGACGTTGGCGCCCATGACGGCGCTCGCGATGGCCTTCATCCCCGCGTTGCGGAGGTCCGGACGGCCCATCTCCTCCGCCGCGAGCTCGGCCAGGTCCACCATGTTGGTCACCTGCATGTTGTAGTCGTTGCTGAGCCGCTCCGCGTCCGCCTCCACGCCCACGCCGACGAATCTGAAGTCGGGGTCGGCGAGGAACTCGGCCAGCGCCTCGGGGATGTAGTCGGCGTGGAGGAGCTGGAAGatgaggcagcggcggccgacGCAGAGCTGGAGGAGCGCGGTGGGGCTGTACCCGGGGCCGAAGAGGGGCCTCCACTCCACGTCCAGCCCGACGACGAGCTtgtgcaggcggcggcggtggacggagCGGACCTCGTCGAGCCAGTCCTCCACGGCCTCGCAGGAGGATGTCACGGTGGTGGTGATCGCGTCGCCCTCGAACCTCACGGTGTACACCTTGGTCTCGCCCATCGGATCCGTCTCTTCGTCGCCCCCAACCCCAAGTGTTTCGTCTCTCTTGGCTCGTCTCGTGCGCAACAAGATTGATGGTTGTAAAGTCTAATCAGCCGGGCTGCGAAAGGCGAGACAGGACGACGCCAGGGAGCCCAGTGAGGAGGCAGGAGGCAGCAGGACCAGGAGCCCAGGACCAAGACCAAGACCAAAAAGTCCAAGACCATGAAAAGGATGGAATGGCACATTTGCCCATGAAAAGGATCAAAAAGTTTGCACTTCTGACACCATTTCCGTATGATTCATATAAGATTTTTGTAGGATTACGTGACCTTTGTTCAAAAGGATTAGCCCCATTTGGAGGTAGATCCGATCACAtagaatatttagatactaattagaagtattaaatatagattaattataaaaactaattgtataaatgaagaaatctattaaacctaattagttcattaTTTGCCCTTGTGATGATACAGTAACtatgtgctaatcatagattaattatgCTGAATAGATTTATCTTCCGAATTAgccaattagttttataattaatttacaTTTAAtcatcaaatattcgatgtgacccgaactaaaaataATCCATGGGTCCAAACACCCCCCTTAGCTATCTTCCAATCTTTCAAAATTCCT encodes the following:
- the LOC117858096 gene encoding 3'-5' exonuclease; protein product: MGETKVYTVRFEGDAITTTVTSSCEAVEDWLDEVRSVHRRRLHKLVVGLDVEWRPLFGPGYSPTALLQLCVGRRCLIFQLLHADYIPEALAEFLADPDFRFVGVGVEADAERLSNDYNMQVTNMVDLAELAAEEMGRPDLRNAGMKAIASAVMGANVDKPQWVRLGPWDAYDLSHEQVEYACVDAFVSFEVGRMLLTGDY